A segment of the Suncus etruscus isolate mSunEtr1 chromosome 19, mSunEtr1.pri.cur, whole genome shotgun sequence genome:
cctggtcagccacatgcaatgaaaGTCCCCTACCCAccgaactatcactctggcctcagaattcaggatcttattttttaaatatggaacacttcacaaatttgcatgtcatccttgtgcaggggccatgcaaATCTTCTCTGTAGAGtaccaattttagtatatatgaaaCAAGcaaagaatttaggattttatttaaattttgcatACATAATTGTGTGTTAGGTCTTGGATTTGGTTGTGTGACTGTGTGAGGGTGTTTGGTTTAGGGGGATATTAGAATGAGGGCTTCCATTTTTAACAGTTGTTAACTAGAAATTGTGTCATCTATAACACTCCTTGTTATTGCATCGTCTTTCTCTGTCTAAAATGCTGCAGTACAAAAACTATCTTAGGGTAATCCAGATACCCCATTACTTGACTGAAACTATGCTTGTGACCTCAGATGAGTGTCCATAGGATTCAGACCCATTGGTATGAGCATGGGTGGTACCATAGCTGTGCTCATGTGAAGACAGTATGCCAGGTCCTATTACAGCTGCAGGGCTTGCTGGCTCCTGGATGTCTGTTCCTATCTACAATCTGTGGGTCTGTCTCCTGTACCTGCTGAGGCCTCCCTTGTGATCAGCAGGTGCCTTTCCTCTGCATGACTAGACTCTACTTGCTGATGGGGTCAGCACTTCTGCTCAGCCTCTGAGTGTCTCATCTGCACTCCAATCTGCACATGCCTTTAATGTAAGAGAACAAAGATATTTCTTGGGCTTGAGCCAAGTCAGGAAAATGTCCCTGAGCATTTCTCAACCCAGTCTAAAATTTCACTGATGGAAGGGTTTGGGGCCCAATTAAGAAACAGATGGTTTATTTTAAATTGGGAAATTGATGAGAAAACCTATTTTAACTGGGCAGGGTTACAAAAGAAATGCATGCATCTCAAGGTGTTCTGCATCTTGAGACATCTAGAAGATTTAGAAAAATCCTGCCATGTATGTGTGACCTGTGGGAAATGAATCTACACATAAACAACAATTCTTGGTCATTTCAACCTCTCCAGGACCTGACACAGGGCCTAGCACTGGGAAGTGATCAGTGACCACATGTTAGATGGATGATGGATAAATTAATTAATCTGAATGAGAATTAGACAGCTTTCAGAAGTTGTGTCTTGGGACcaaacagatagtacagcaggtaaggtacttgccttgaatgctgctaactcaggttcaatccctggcatctcccaagtacttccaggagtgctccctgagcacagatccaagaacaGGCCTGCACTATTCAAAACCAaaaggaataaacaaataaaaacagaaaaaaaaaaaaagaaaaagagaacatgtCTATGTGCTTTAGACAAGTAAGAGTTTTGTTGTTGGATCAGGAGGAACCTGACTTCTCATGTGCTAACTTCTCTTAAGAAATTCATGTGTTTCTGAACATGTTTTTCCTAACATGTTTCTTAATCTGTTTCTCCTTGAAGCTGCATTGGGATATCTATGAAGGACATCATAGAGCTCAGACCCAGTGTATGTCAGCTATAAACTCAGTGAGTGCCTGAGGGCTTATGTTGTTCTTGAGCTCTCCCCCGTgtcattttttagaaaaatttcccagagtgagaaatggctgggCAAGGGAATCTAAACTGGAAGTCTCGGGCTCTACATTTTCTCCAAGGAGAGGCTACCTGGTCTTATAAGGGCAGGATTTGTAGACCAGGCTATTtggccttcctttctttttcttttttttttctttttcttttcttttttttttttttttttttttttttttttttttttttttttttgcatggggacttgcgtctaaaaagacgaagacaaatttattttttgagctggctgcttttaaggtttgaggtttggaatgcagggtgtaaatttttgacatcaaagaaaatgggaaaagaatgaaggaccctggctaaaattagcatattaaagagctgatactgaaggtgaaaaggcagtttctgttgggtttgctttgttttgggtaagcagggggaaacaggtaattttcagggaagtgggaagagagagaaatgttttagagttttttggggaaaactgaaaattgtcatactatgagctaagtttttggaaaaacctgatcttggcgcgaAAGTAGCAGAAATCACAGGGAGCTgtttagtgggagacttttggcgggatttgtactgtccttctttgttagaaagaattactaaggcctgatttttagtaatggttaaaaataaagagagagatagttacagccactttagaattatggccaaacaatccacgcaaagggtcaactgattttgactgctctaagcgggcctttttggcaaataattctttttcaggagtgcaacacttttaatgtgtgcccttcctgagtgaggcgcaacaatcatgcttgtaatcatggtgcttaaataaagattttatatattaaaaaaaagttttgcatcATTTTAATTAGCTTAGAGTTTGCATCCTTAGCTTCCTCAGTCTCTCATATAAAAAGCCTTTCTACATACTCCCTACCATTTTTACCTAATCTGATACCCTTCTAAGTTgatgcacttttttttaaattttttttttattttttattatgagaacaaagatgcaaagaaagaggacaaggtaaagttacagtggaaggacaatcacccaaaacataattctcagaagaagtccccttgctgatatcttaactttgaactttcagccaaagaacattaagataaataaaacagactccatatacaattactttgtccctcaagtccccagactgtaacacattataatatttcttttttgttgttgttgtttagtgtTTATTTTGCCTCTTCTagactttatttgttgttgttgttgttgtttgtaatgtttttttttttcaaacagaaaaggccattttaatcacacatatacattcataggactttaaacaaaatgtaatataaaatataaaaaaccaaaaccccacaacaaaaaaaaattgcatttactttaAACTGGTGGgatggctgacagggctgcccaagaaaagcaaaagcagatataatgaggtacattttcaatgaataaccaccacagatcatgtgaactgctctagcagcccagtcacctgttccccaatctcgcctccatTTGGCCTTCCTAAAGTCTTGCCAGATGATTGAGTGGAGAATTTTGGCCCTTGAGTTATGAAGGCATATTCACTTCACCCTCTAACACTATGCTTGTGGGCTTCACAAGAGaaccattttttcccttttttgagtTATGAAGGCATGTTCAGTTCACCCTCTGACAGGATACTATGCTTGTGGGTTTCATAAGAGaaccttttttttccatttgaccCCTCTTCCTCATATTAGCCCTTAATGAAAAGAACAGTAAACCTGAAGACCTGTGAACATGGGGAAGTCCCAGATCCTGCTGGGTTTTCTCACATGTAAAATGTATGATGAGGGAGCCTATGATGAAGTGTAGGTGGGAATATGGTCAGCTAGGTGCTCCTTAGGAGTCTTCTCTCaacattgacttttttttgttttttgttttggttttggggtcacacctggcggtgctcaagggttactcttggcactgcactcagaaattgctcctggcaggctccgaaaccatatgggatgccaggattcaaaccagggtctgtcctatttaacattgaatttttttttttttactgagtgcTGCATTTTATTTCAACCCTAGATTCTTCAAAGGAACATAATAATATCACAAATAATGCAGAAATTGAGCAATCGAGAAAAAGAGCACAGATCACATCAAGTATTTTATAgtcaattttatttgatatttaatatttactgGGGAGAAGAAGGCAAAGAAGCCTCACTACAGACCAACTTAtacataaatcatattttaataacataCACACTAGGAATCAGGATTCAAATCAGACTAATCATGAAGCAATTATGACTCCAAACATTTTACTCCATCTTTTCTTATTAGCTTTTTCGAACTAGTAAATTACATAGTTTTGTTCAGTTTTTGAAAGCACAACCAACACTTCTTTTTTAGGATGCCAAGAAAAATtaccaaattaaaaatgtttgcaGTTCAATCAACTTTTTCTCCATTGCTCTAGTGGTAGTTGTGGTAAGTGCAGAGTCCACCAAAACTGAGCTTTTACTGAGGCTTGAATGACATAGAGTGACATTCTGAATCATTAATGGAGGTATTCTTGACTATTACACACTTGAAGTTGGATTACTGTCTGCTCCAAGAAGATCGTACTAGGAATCGACAATCTTCCTGGATAATCACACCATTCCAGTAGTTCAAATATCCTTTTAGACTTATGAGAACAATACTATTCATAAAGCTTCACGAAATACAGAGAAAATTGTTTACAGAAACACAGACTAAGTCCTGATATACTGGGGAAACCAGGTGGCAAGAATAGAATGCTCACAGAGATACCCACATGGGAGAAGATTCCCATAATGGATTGGGGTTGGGTCTTCATCTACCGGCCATCTTCTTGACCCTCCAGGCATTAGGACCAGCTACTTTCCCTTTCCAGATGAGCAATTCTCTTGTGATTTCTGTGGGCAATCCTCTACACATTTTGACTGGGAGAGCTCCTGGCATGTTTCCATACACGGAGGTGGAACTTGATCTTGGCATGGAGATAGGCAAGGATCTTGGCATTGTTTTGTACAGGGCTCTTTGCTTGACTCCTGGCACTGAGGAAGACACACCTCCTGGACTTGCACCAAGCATTTGTCTTGACAGGGATCCTGGCATGTGGGGAGGCACACCTCCTCAGCCTTTGCTTGGCATTGCTCTTGGGTCTTTGGAAGACATGGAGGGATTGTGCATGGCTGCTTGCACTGTTGCTCATTAAAGAACATCTTGAGATTTGCAGACCTGACAGAAaaacatcaaatttaaaatatttcattactaGTTTGGTTGGAAACTGAAAAACGAATGAAATATTGGTAGAGAAGAATAAAGCTTGAATGGCGATGAGTACTAAGAACTAATTTTataatgccttttttttccccatttataTCCCTTTCGCTTTCTCTGATACCCAATTTCTACGCGAGAAaattctcatgttttttttttttggttcggaTATTGATAACTTTACAagtcttttcattttctccacTGTGACCCTTTTTAATTaggtgaaagagagagaatacatAGGATGATATGGGATTTTAGAGACTTAAGAAAAGCAAACCATCTCAAATCTAGAAAATAGAGTTCAGGAGAGGAAGAGAATAATTGCCTCCCAGAGACAGAGAGCTGGGAGAGGAGAAGCATAAACATGTACACTTACCTGAATAACAGCAAGCCTCAGCAAAGGATGTGAATGGTGGAGCCCAGTAAGAAATGGGGCTTTTATATAGGTCTCAGTACAGCCTCCCACAGGACTGACTTAAGCACATGGGATCAGTTTCTAATTGTGGTGTCACCATAATGACTTCCTCTGAAATTGCTCCAGGTTTGAGTCATTGCTTGGATGCCTGTTAATCAGCCTCCATTTTGGCCTCTGGGTCCTCACCAGACCTCAAGAGGGAGGGGTTCCTCTCAGATCTCTCATTAGAGGAAGGCGCGAAAGAATGTTCATAAAACGTTATCTCACTATACTATAAGTAGGTTTGGGTTCTTTGTCTGCCCAAACTGGTTCTGGATTTAGTGAGAGATAAGATTTCCCTGGTTCATCTCATTTTCACCAATGGGTAGACTTTCAGGCTAAAGCCTGAGTCAAGGGCACATATTGTTTGATTCAGACATTTTCATAAGGTGTTTCTTCACTTAGCCTGGAAAATCAGACTTACAGGCTCCAGAAAGATAGCTTGTCCTGTTGTCTCAAGCAAGCAAAGAACCTACAGCCTTCTGTAGAAAGCAAATTTCTTGCATGAAGTTACTGAAGGAAATTGGGGCTCTTTATTGATTTTGAAATATGGAATAGGATGcaagtgagaagagagaaagcagaagatttttctcttttcaatcatGATTTATTGCACTTCTAAAAGTGGTATTATTCAgtgtgaaaaaagaaaaccaaccagGTATGAATAAGGTCAGTAAGTTTGTCACCTCATCACCTGAAAAATCCTTTCTGAAAACTCATATCAATAAAAGTAATGGGTATGTCAAAAGCAAACACACATAGTTTTCTCCACATCTTGTTTGGACTATCACATTTCTCTATATACCCTCCCTTTTTGAGTCTGTACAAATTCCAGTATGTGTCAACGGCCCAAGCAAGTCTATCTTACAAGAATTTTTTGTCAttagatcaaacttgagtcaccTTTTTAATGAACTTCagcatgtttttatttgatttgtggttatatatatatatatatatatatatacatatgtgtgtatgtatatatatatctgttcTTATTAGGAATTTTATTAGTTGTGCTGACAAGATCTTATTATCCTAGTAATTAGATTCCTAGAAGATATAGGCTGTTTTATGGAGATACTAAATGGAAGATAGATATTTTTCAGGGTTGCTCTTCCTCCATTACCAGTGGTTCTCAGCCAACCAGGCCTACAATTGAATGCTGGGGTCTGAGGATATGGTGCTATTGGGactctgcagtgccagggatcactaAATTTACCTTGGTTAGTCTGGAAGGCCTCCAGCTTAATGCCTGATGGTGGTCAAGgggccatgtggtactggggatgaaACTGTAGTCTGGTAGATGAACAACATCCTATACTATTTCATGGTCCTGAAAGCTGGTTATTGATGGAGTATATAAGGCATTAATGAAGAATTGAAGGGGTAAATAGAAAACAATTGAGAGTGGAGAAAGATCTTAGTTATTGGAAAATGGGGCATTTGTCATGGAAAAAGTCCTTAGAAATAGACCACTATTTCCCTGAGAGCAGGAGTAGTATTGGGTGCAATTGGAAAGTACTTTTTGTTGGCTTGCTAGAAAAAGGTAGATTTATAAAAGGTTgagtaattattttcttatagagTGGAGAagtaggccaaataagtttggggaCCTCTACAGTAAAATGGTAAAGGACTTTGGCCTTTGTTTTCTAAAGCTGAACATATTCTAAGGATGTGTTGttgttccctttttattttttcttattatatctTCTATTATTTACTCTTTCCATTTCATTCCATGTGGGTGGGAGGGTCATGTGCATTTGTGTGTTTGTTATGCTATCTAAGAGACAAACAACTCTCAGAGTCCTTGAAGATCTTTGACTAGGAGCCAAGGAATTCCTTTTATTACTGAGTTTATtcatttgttgtgtttttttaatatctttatttaaacaccttgattacaaacatgattgtgagtaggtttcagtcatgtaaagaacacccccttcaccagtgcaacattcccaccaccaa
Coding sequences within it:
- the PRR9 gene encoding proline-rich protein 9, whose translation is MFFNEQQCKQPCTIPPCLPKTQEQCQAKAEEVCLPTCQDPCQDKCLVQVQEVCLPQCQESSKEPCTKQCQDPCLSPCQDQVPPPCMETCQELSQSKCVEDCPQKSQENCSSGKGK